One window of the Roseovarius sp. THAF9 genome contains the following:
- a CDS encoding FAD-dependent oxidoreductase, whose protein sequence is MSESNFPTQARVVIVGGGVMGVGLAYHLGHEGWGPDTVLLEKAELTSGSTWHAAGQITHSTSSFSLGKCVDYNIELYSGALEAETGQAVTWHGCGSFRLAYTEDEMDWLRHTLSVGRTLGFNIELVGPDRVAELHPFYNLDGVLGALHTPDDGHVDPTNVTMAMAAGARQKGVRIIRRCRATNITRQGEDWVVETEKGTIRCEHVVNAGGTYARQMGEWSGLQLPMTSMTHHYFVTDTVPEFEQLDRELPVIRDDKLVSGYIRMEQKKGLIGIYEKENPNTVWEDHCPWDAENELFEADYDRVMPWLQNALDRMPIFAELGITRDVHGAISHPPDGNPLIGPAPGVRNYWCCCGTQIGIGWGPGLTRELARWMVHGAADISMRDYDPRRFGNYATKEWQVIKAKEDYCLRHEIPFPHFNRLAGRPVKPSPLYERLKAKGAVFEEVYGHERPRWFARDGVAQEDHYSFRRNAVHDVVGAECKTVREAVGIMDISAFTKVEVAGPGAEALLDRLVANRLPKKVGGIALTHMLNRRGRIELETTVVRLAENRFYLVCAAFFEQRLLDHLEQNRAGEDARVILRSNDWAALALNGPASRAVLAQCTDADLSNTGFRWLTAQQITVAGAPVWAFRMSYAGELGWEFHIPREHALAVYDALWAAGEAHGIADYGSFAMNALRMEKGFKGAGELTNEVTLPEADVMRFAKLDKEYLGVEATRESAAQAEAGQHPWTCAYLEIEPDGEIDGHGGEAVLLNGEVVGSTASVAYGHTVGKILAFAYVKPRAASPGTELQVLIHGAPRSAHVLGEPAYDPQSLLPRTDAVAEPAE, encoded by the coding sequence ATGTCCGAATCCAACTTCCCCACACAGGCCCGCGTCGTCATCGTCGGGGGTGGCGTCATGGGCGTTGGCCTGGCCTATCATCTGGGCCACGAGGGCTGGGGGCCTGACACCGTCCTTTTGGAAAAGGCGGAACTGACCAGCGGGTCGACATGGCACGCGGCGGGACAGATCACGCATTCGACATCGAGCTTCAGCCTCGGCAAATGCGTGGATTACAACATCGAACTTTATTCCGGCGCCCTGGAGGCCGAGACGGGGCAGGCTGTCACGTGGCATGGCTGCGGCTCTTTCAGGCTGGCCTATACCGAGGACGAGATGGACTGGCTGCGCCATACCCTATCGGTCGGTCGCACTCTGGGGTTCAACATCGAGCTTGTCGGCCCCGACCGCGTGGCCGAACTGCATCCGTTCTACAATCTCGATGGGGTCCTTGGCGCGCTGCACACGCCCGACGACGGGCATGTCGATCCGACCAACGTGACCATGGCCATGGCCGCCGGTGCGCGCCAGAAAGGCGTGCGGATCATCCGCCGCTGCCGCGCCACCAACATCACCCGGCAGGGCGAGGACTGGGTGGTTGAAACCGAGAAAGGCACGATTCGCTGCGAGCATGTGGTCAACGCGGGCGGCACCTATGCCCGCCAGATGGGCGAATGGTCGGGCCTGCAACTGCCCATGACCTCCATGACCCACCACTATTTCGTGACCGATACTGTACCGGAATTCGAGCAACTGGACCGCGAATTACCCGTGATCCGCGATGACAAGCTGGTGTCCGGCTATATCCGGATGGAGCAGAAGAAAGGCCTGATCGGGATTTATGAAAAGGAGAACCCCAATACCGTTTGGGAGGATCATTGCCCCTGGGACGCCGAGAATGAGTTGTTCGAGGCCGATTACGACCGGGTCATGCCGTGGCTGCAAAACGCGCTGGACCGGATGCCAATATTCGCCGAGCTGGGCATCACCCGCGATGTGCACGGCGCCATCAGCCATCCGCCCGACGGCAACCCGCTGATCGGCCCCGCACCCGGCGTGCGCAATTACTGGTGCTGCTGCGGAACGCAGATCGGCATCGGATGGGGGCCGGGGCTCACGCGCGAATTGGCCCGCTGGATGGTGCATGGCGCGGCCGATATCTCGATGCGCGACTATGACCCGCGCCGCTTCGGCAATTACGCCACCAAAGAATGGCAAGTCATCAAGGCCAAAGAAGATTACTGCCTGCGCCACGAAATCCCCTTTCCACATTTCAACCGTTTGGCGGGGCGGCCGGTGAAACCCTCCCCGCTCTATGAGCGCCTCAAGGCCAAGGGCGCGGTCTTTGAAGAGGTCTATGGACACGAACGCCCCCGCTGGTTTGCCCGCGATGGCGTAGCGCAGGAAGATCACTACTCCTTCCGCCGCAACGCGGTACACGATGTGGTGGGTGCCGAGTGTAAAACCGTGCGCGAGGCGGTGGGCATCATGGACATTTCCGCTTTCACCAAGGTCGAGGTTGCAGGGCCCGGCGCCGAGGCGTTGCTGGATCGTCTGGTCGCGAACCGCCTGCCAAAGAAGGTGGGCGGTATCGCGTTGACCCACATGCTCAACCGGCGTGGGCGGATCGAGTTGGAAACCACGGTCGTCCGGTTGGCCGAGAACCGCTTCTATCTCGTCTGCGCCGCGTTTTTCGAGCAGCGCCTGCTGGACCATCTCGAACAGAACCGCGCCGGCGAGGACGCGCGGGTCATCCTGCGCTCCAACGACTGGGCTGCTCTTGCTCTCAACGGCCCGGCCTCCCGCGCGGTTTTGGCCCAATGCACCGATGCCGACCTGTCGAATACCGGGTTCCGCTGGCTGACGGCACAACAGATCACCGTGGCCGGTGCGCCGGTCTGGGCCTTCCGCATGTCCTACGCCGGTGAGTTGGGGTGGGAATTCCACATCCCCCGCGAACATGCTCTGGCCGTTTACGACGCGCTTTGGGCGGCGGGTGAGGCGCATGGCATCGCCGACTATGGCAGCTTTGCGATGAACGCCCTGCGGATGGAAAAGGGCTTCAAAGGCGCGGGGGAGTTGACCAACGAAGTCACCCTGCCCGAGGCCGATGTCATGCGCTTTGCAAAGCTCGACAAAGAGTACCTGGGGGTTGAGGCCACCCGAGAAAGCGCTGCTCAGGCCGAGGCCGGGCAGCACCCCTGGACCTGCGCCTACCTCGAGATCGAGCCGGATGGCGAGATTGACGGACATGGCGGCGAAGCCGTGCTGCTGAATGGGGAAGTTGTCGGGTCTACCGCCTCGGTGGCCTATGGCCACACCGTCGGCAAGATCCTCGCCTTCGCTTACGTCAAACCGCGCGCCGCCAGTCCCGGCACCGAATTGCAGGTGTTGATCCATGGAGCGCCCCGCTCCGCCCATGTTCTGGGTGAACCGGCCTACGACCCTCAGAGCCTCCTGCCGCGCACCGACGCCGTAGCAGAGCCCGCCGAATGA